The Bacteroides sp. AN502(2024) DNA segment TATGGTTCTTTGTAAGCCAGGTCAGATTAAGCCGCACTCTAAATTCAAGGCTGAGGTTTATATCTTGAAGAAAGAGGAAGGTGGACGTCACACTCCGTTCCACAATAAATATCGTCCTCAGTTCTACTTGCGTACTATGGACTGTACAGGTGAAATCACTTTGCCGGAAGGAACAGAAATGGTAATGCCTGGTGACAACGTAACTATTACAGTTGAGTTGATCTATCCTGTAGCATTGAACTCAGGTCTTCGTTTTGCTATCCGCGAAGGTGGGCGTACAGTAGGTGCTGGTCAGATTACTGAAATTATCGACTAATACACAATAAATAATCAGTTCTCGGTTTTTATCGGGAACTGATTATGTTACACACGGGAGTAGCTCAGTTGGTAGAGCACCGGTCTCCAAAACCGGGTGTCGGGAGTTCGAGCCTCTCCTCCCGTGCTAATATTATTGAAATGAAAAAGGTTATAGCTTATATTAAAGAATCTTACGACGAACTTGTACATAAAGTATCGTGGCCTACGTATTCTGAACTTGCTAACAGTGCAGTAGTTGTTTTATATGCTTCCCTGCTTATTGCATTGGTAGTATGGGGTATGGATGTCTGTTTCCAGAATTTCATGGAAAAAATCGTTTATCCACATTAAAAATAGGAATTGAAAATGGCTGAGATTGAAAAAAAATGGTACGTTTTGCGTGCTATTAGTGGAAAAGAAGCTAAGGTAAAGGAATATATTGAAGCTGATCTGAAGAACAGCGACCTTGGTGAATATGTATCTCAGGTATTGATTCCTACTGAAAAAGTTTACCAGGTTCGCAATGGTAAAAAAATTGTGAAAGAAAGGAGTTATCTTCCTGGTTATGTTTTGGTGGAGGCTGCCTTGGTTGGTGAGGTCGCTCATCATCTACGCAATACTCCGAATGTGATAGGCTTTTTAGGTGGTTCCGAAAAACCGGTGCCGCTCAGACAATCAGAAGTGAATCGTATACTTGGTACAGTGGACGAACTGCAGGAAACGGGTGAAGAACTCAATATTCCGTACGTGGTGGGTGAAACTGTAAAAGTTACTTTTGGACCTTTCAGCGGATTCAGTGGTATCATTGAAGAAGTGAATAGTGAAAAAAAGAAACTGAAGGTTATGGTAAAGATATTCGGGCGCAAAACTCCGCTTGAATTGGGCTTTATGCAAGTGGAAAAGGAATAACACGGAATTGTTACACTGTTGTTGTTCTTCGTTTAATGTTTATATATAAATCAATAAAAAATGGCTAAAGAAGTTGCTGGACTAATCAAGTTACAGATTAAAGGAGGCGCTGCAAATCCATCACCTCCCGTTGGACCTGCTTTGGGTTCTAAGGGTATCAATATCATGGAATTTTGCAAGCAATTCAATGCCAGAACCCAAGACAAAGCAGGTAAAATTCTGCCTGTTATCATTACTTACTACGCAGATAAGTCTTTCGATTTTGTAATCAAGACTCCTCCCGTTGCTATTCAATTACTTGAAGTAGCTAAGGTAAAGAGTGGTTCTGCTGAGCCTAACCGTAAGAAAGTTGCCGAGCTTACTTGGGAACAGATTCGTACGATTGCTCAGGATAAAATGGTTGACTTGAACTGTTTTACTGTGGAAGCTGCCATGAGAATGGTTGCAGGTACAGCTAGAAGTATGGGTATCGCTGTAAAAGGGGAGTTCCCGGTTAATAACTAATAAACTTCAATTGTAATGGGTAAACTGACAAAAAATCAAAAGTTAGCTGCAGAAAAAATTGAAGCAGGGAAGGCATACTCACTGAAAGAAGCTGCATCTTTGGTAAAAGAAATCACTTTTTCCAAGTTTGATGCTTCACTGGATATTGATGTACGTTTAGGGGTTGACCCACGTAAAGCTAACCAGATGGTGAGAGGTGTTGTTTCACTTCCTCATGGTACTGGTAAAGAGGTACGTGTGTTGGTACTCTGTACACCGGATGCTGAAGCTGCTGCAAAAGAAGCTGGTGCTGATTATGTTGGTCTTGACGAATATATTGAAAAGATCAAAGGTGGATGGACTGATATTGATGTAATCATTACTATGCCATCTATTATGGGTAAAATTGGTGCACTCGGTCGTGTACTCGGTCCTCGTGGATTGATGCCGAACCCTAAGAGTGGTACTGTAACTATGGATGTTGCTAAGGCTGTAAAAGAAGTAAAACAAGGTAAAATTGACTTTAAGGTTGATAAGAGCGGTATTGTTCATACTTCTATCGGTAAGGTGTCATTTAGCTCTGATCAGATTCGCGATAATGCGAAAGAGTTTATCTCCACTCTGAACAAACTGAAACCGACCGCAGCAAAGGGTACATATATTAAGAGTATTTATCTTTCTAGTACAATGAGTGCGGGTATTAAGATCGACCCGAAATCAGTGGATGAAATCTAATAAAACAGAGAAATAATGAGAAAGGAAGATAAAAGTACGATTATAGAGCAAATTGCTGCTACAGTAAAGGAATATGGTCACTTCTACTTGGTAGATGTTACAGCTATGGATGCTGCTGCTACCAGCGCATTGCGAAGAGATTGCTTTAAATCAGATATCAAATTGATGGTGGTTAAAAACACTCTGTTTCACAAGGCACTCGAAAGTTTGGAAGGAGACTTTTCACCTCTTTACAGTTCTTTGAAAGGTACTACTGCTGTTATGTTTAGCAATACAGCAAACGTTCCTGCTAAGCTGATCAAAGACAAAGCAAAAGACGGTATTCCCGGACTGAAAGCGGCATATGCAGAAGAAAGCTTCTATATTGGTGCTGACCAATTGGATGCTCTCGTTTCAATCAAGAGTAAAAATGAAGTTATTGCCGATATCGTTGCCTTGTTGCAATCTCCGGCCAAGAATGTTATTTCTGCTCTTCAATCAGGTGGTAACACCTTGCACGGAGTTCTCAAGACTCTTGGTGAACGTCCCGAAGCGTAAAATAGAAGAAGGTGTCATTACTTTTGGGGAATATCCCCGAATTATTTTCAAAAATCAACAAAGTATTTAAACAATTAAAATCATACAAAAAATGGCAGATTTGAAAGCTTTTGCAGAACAATTAGTTAACTTGACAGTAAAAGAAGTTAATGAACTTGCAACTATCCTTAAAGAAGAATACGGTATTGAACCTGCTGCTGCAGCTGTAGCTGTTGCTGCTGGTCCTGCAGCTGGTGCTGCTGCCGCAGAAGAAAAGACTTCTTTCGATGTAGTATTGAAGAGCGCTGGTGCAGCTAAACTTCAGGTAGTTAAGGCCGTTAAGGAAGCTTGTGGTCTTGGTTTGAAAGAAGCTAAAGACTTGGTAGACGGTGCTCCTAGCACAGTTAAAGAAGGTTTGGCTAAAGACGAAGCAGAATCATTGAAGAAAACATTGGAAGAAGCTGGAGCTGAAGTTGAACTTAAATAACATTGGCCTGGTAATCAGGTAATTCGGTTAGGAATCCTTCACAAGAGGATTCTTAACCTTTTTGTGTATATATTTCAAATTAAGTTCTCCAAATTCATTAATAGATGTCTTCAAATACTGTAAATCAAAGAGTTAATTTTGCTTCGACTAAGAATCCGCTCGAATATCCGGATTTTCTGGAAGTACAATTGAAGTCATTCCAAGACTTTCTACAATTAGATACCCCACCTGAAAAGCGTAAGAATGAGGGATTGTATAAAGTATTTGCCGAAAACTTCCCTATTGCCGATACTAGAAACAATTTTGTTCTTGAGTTTCTGGACTATTATATTGATCCGCCGCGCTATACCATTGATGATTGTATAGAGCGTGGGCTTACTTATAGTGTTCCTTTAAAAGCAAAACTTAAGCTTTACTGTACGGACCCCGATCACGAGGATTTTGATACAGTGATTCAGGACGTATTCCTCGGTCCGATTCCTTATATGACTGATAAGGCAACTTTCGTCATAAACGGTGCCGAACGCGTAGTTGTGTCACAGCTTCACCGTTCTCCGGGTGTGTTCTTCGGTCAGAGTGTGCATGCCAATGGTACGAAACTTTATTCGGCTCGTATTATTCCGTTTAAAGGTTCGTGGATTGAGTTTGCTACTGACATCAATAATGTGATGTACGCATACATCGACCGAAAGAAGAAATTGCCGGTAACTACTCTGTTGCGTGCGATTGGCTTCGAGAATGACAAGGATATTCTTGAGATTTTCAACCTTGCAGAAGATGTGAAGGTGAATAAGACAAATCTGAAGAAAGTGTTAGGCCGTAAATTGGCTGCGCGTGTCTTGAAAACTTGGATTGAAGATTTCGTTGATGAAGATACCGGTGAAGTGGTTTCTATTGAGCGTAACGAAGTTATTATCGATCGTGAAACTGTACTGGAAGAGGAGCATATTGATGAAATTTTGGAATCGGGAGTTCAGAACATCCTTTTACATAAAGATGAACCGAACCAGTCTGATTTCTCTATTATATATAATACGCTGCAGAAGGACCCGAGTAACTCGGAAAAAGAAGCAGTGTTGTATATTTACCGTCAGTTGCGTAATGCTGATCCGGCTGATGACGCAAGTGCAAGGGAGGTTATTAACAACTTGTTCTTCTCTGAAAAACGATATGACCTTGGTGATGTAGGTCGTTATAGAATCAACAAAAAGTTGAATCTGACGACTGATATGGACGTGCGTGTCCTCACAAAGGAAGATATCATTGAAATCATCAAATATCTGATTGAGTTGATTAACTCTAAAGCAGATGTGGATGATATTGACCACTTGAGCAACCGTCGTGTGCGTACTGTAGGTGAACAGCTCTCTAATCAGTTTGCTGTTGGTCTGGCTCGTATGTCTCGTACGATTCGTGAACGTATGAATGTTCGCGATAATGAAGTGTTTACTCCGATCGATTTGATTAACGCGAAGACAATCTCTTCAGTAATCAACTCATTCTTCGGAACAAACGCATTGTCACAGTTTATGGACCAGACAAATCCCTTGGCAGAAATTACGCATAAGCGTCGTATGTCTGCCCTTGGGCCTGGTGGTCTTTCCCGTGAACGTGCCGGATTTGAGGTTCGTGATGTTCACTACACACACTATGGTCGTCTTTGTCCGATTGAGACTCCTGAAGGTCCGAACATTGGTTTGATTTCTTCATTGTGTGTATTTGCTAAGATTAATGATCTTGGATTCATTGAAACTCCGTACCGTAAGGTGGAAAATGGGAAAGTAGATCTTTCTGATAATGGTTTGGTTTATCTGACTGCTGAAGAAGAGGAAGGAAAGGTTATCGCACAGGGAAATGCTCCGTTGAATGATGACGGTACATTTGTGCGTAATAAAGTTAAATCTCGTCAGGATGCTGACTTCCCGGTTGTTGAACCGACGGAGGTTGATCTAATGGACGTTTCTCCTCAGCAAATTGCATCTATCGCTGCTTCATTGATTCCTTTTCTGGAACATGATGATGCTAACCGTGCATTGATGGGGTCAAACATGATGCGCCAAGCGGTTCCTTTGTTGAGAAGTGAAGCACCGATTGTAGGTACAGGTATTGAACGTCAGTTGGTAAGGGACTCTCGTACTCAGATTACTGCAGAAGGGGATGGGGTTGTTGACTACGTTGATGCTACCACTATCCGTATTCTGTATGACCGTACAGAGGACGAAGAGTTTGTAAGTTTTGAACCAGCTTTGAAAGAATATAGAATACCTAAGTTCCGTAAGACTAACCAGAACATGACAATTGACCTGCGTCCGATTTGTGACAGAGGCCAGCGTGTGAAGAAGGGAGATATCTTGACAGAAGGCTATTCTACAGAAAAGGGGGAATTGGCATTGGGCAAGAACCTGTTGGTGGCTTACATGCCTTGGAAAGGTTACAACTATGAGGATGCTATCGTATTGAACGAACGTGTGGTACGCGAAGACTTGTTGACTTCGGTTCACGTAGAGGAATATTCTTTGGAAGTTCGTGAAACAAAACGTGGTATGGAAGAGTTGACTTCTGATATCCCGAATGTAAGTGAAGAAGCTACGAAAGATCTGGATGAAAATGGTATCGTGAGAATCGGTGCTCGTATTGAGCCTGGTGATATTATGATCGGTAAGATTACACCGAAGGGGGAATCCGATACCTTCTCCGGAAGAAAAATTGCTTCGTGCTATCTTTGGTGATAAGGCGGGTGATGTGAAAGATGCTTCCTTGAAAGCTTCCCCTTCTTTGAAGGGTGTTGTGATTGATAAGAAACTTTTCTCACGTGTGATTAAGAACCGTAGCTCTAAATTAGCCGATAAGGCATTGTTGCCTAAGATCGATGATGAATTTGAGTCTAAGGCGGCTGATTTGAAACAGATCTTGGTTAAGAAACTGATGATTTTGACTGAAGGCAAGGTTTCTCAAGGCGTGAAGGATTATCTGGGTGCGGAAGTAATTGCGAAAGGTGCTAAGTTCAGTGCTTCTGATTTTGATTCACTCGACTTTACTTCTATTCAATTGAGCAATTGGACTAGTGATGAGCATATTAATGGTATGATTCGTGATCTGATCATGAATTTCATTAAGAAATACAAAGAGCTGGATGCAGAATTGAAGCGTAAGAAGTTTGCTATTACAATTGGTGATGAACTTCCAGCTGGTATTATTCAGATGGCAAAAGTATATATTGCTAAGAAGCGTAAGATTGGCGTGGGTGATAAGATGGCAGGCCGCCACGGCAACAAGGGTATTGTATCCCGTGTTGTTCGTCAGGAAGATATGCCGTTTTTGTCAGATGGTACTCCAGTTGACATCGTATTGAATCCGTTGGGTGTGCCTTCTCGTATGAATATTGGTCAGATTTTCGAAGCTGTGTTAGGACGTGCCGGAAAAACATTGGGTGTGAAATTTGCAACTCCTATTTTCGACGGTGCTACAATGGAAGATCTGGATCAGTGGACAGATAAGGCAGGATTGCCTCGCTACTGTAAAACTTATCTTTATGATGGTGGTACAGGTGAGCAATTTGATCAGGCAGCTACTGTGGGTGTGACTTACATGTTGAAGTTGGGGCACATGGTTGAAGACAAGATGCACGCTCGTTCTATCGGTCCGTACTCATTGATTACTCAGCAACCTCTTGGTGGTAAAGCACAGTTTGGTGGTCAGCGTTTCGGAGAAATGGAGGTCTGGGCACTCGAAGGTTTTGGTGCTGCTCATATCCTGCAGGAAATTCTTACTATCAAGTCTGATGACGTGGTAGGACGTTCGAAAGCTTATGAAGCAATTGTGAAAGGTGAACCGATGCCGCAACCTGGTATTCCGGAATCCTTGAACGTATTGTTGCACGAGTTGAGAGGATTAGGTTTGAGTATCAACCTAGAATAAAATAATAAAAAATACGTGATGTCAATGAGCCGATGACGGTCTGTTGACATCCGTGTCTTTTCAATTTCCAATGATTCAATTATCAAATCTCAATTATATAGAGTATGGCTTTTAGAAAAGAAAATAAGACGAAAAGTAATTTCTCGAAGATCTCAATTGGTCTGGCTTCTCCGGAAGAAATCCTTGAGAACTCGAGTGGTGAAGTTTTGAAGCCTGAAACCATTAATTACCGTACGTACAAGCCCGAACGTGATGGTTTGTTCTGCGAGCGCATCTTTGGTCCTATCAAGGATTATGAATGTCATTGCGGTAAATATAAGCGTATCCGTTATAAAGGTATCGTCTGCGACCGTTGTGGTGTGGAAGTTACTGAAAAGAAAGTACGCCGTGAACGTATGGGACATATTCAGTTGGTTGTGCCGGTGGCTCACATCTGGTATTTCCGTTCGCTCCCTAATAAAATCGGTTATTTGCTCGGACTGCCGACAAAGAAACTGGATTCGATTATATATTACGAACGTTATGTTGTTATTCAGCCGGGTGTAAAAGCTGAAGATGGTGTAGCTGAATATGATTTACTTTCTGAAGAAGAATATCTGGATATTTTGGATACGCTTCCAAAAGATAATCAATATCTCGAAGATAATGATCCGAACAAATTTGTTGCGAAGATGGGGGCTGAGGCAATCTATGATTTGCTGGCTCGTTTGGATTTGGATGCTTTGTCTTACGAGTTGCGTCACCGTGCAGGTAACGATGCTTCACAGCAACGTAAGAATGAAGCTTTGAAACGTCTTCAGGTAGTAGAATCGTTCCGTGCATCGCGTGGACGCAACAAACCGGAATGGATGATTGTGCGTATCGTACCGGTTATTCCGCCCGAACTTCGTCCATTGGTTCCGTTGGATGGTGGTCGTTTTGCTACCTCTGACTTGAATGACCTTTATCGTCGTGTGATTATCCGTAATAACCGTCTGAAACGGCTGATTGAAATCAAGGCTCCGGAAGTGATTTTGCGTAATGAAAAGCGCATGCTTCAGGAATCTGTCGATTCTTTGTTCGACAACTCACGTAAGTCAAGTGCTGTGAAGACAGACGCTAATCGCCCGTTGAAGTCATTGTCTGATAGCTTGAAAGGTAAGCAAGGACGTTTCCGCCAGAACCTGCTGGGTAAACGTGTTGACTACTCTGCTCGTTCGGTAATCGTTGTGGGCCCGGAATTGAAGATGGGTGAATGCGGTATTCCTAAATTGATGGCTGCCGAATTGTACAAGCCGTTTATTATTCGTAAGCTCATCGAACGTGGTATTGTTAAGACTGTGAAGTCTGCTAAGAAGATTGTTGACCGTAAGGAACCGGTGATTTGGGATATTTTGGAACATGTAATGAAAGGGCATCCAGTACTGTTGAACCGTGCTCCGACATTGCACCGTTTGGGTATTCAGGCTTTCCAGCCTAAGATGATCGAAGGTAAGGCTATCCAATTGCACCCGTTGGCATGTACGGCATTCAACGCTGACTTTGACGGTGACCAGATGGCTGTCCATTTGCCTTTGAGTAATGAAGCTATTTTGGAAGCACAAATGTTGATGCTTCAATCACATAATATTTTGAACCCGGCAAATGGTGCGCCTATTACTGTGCCAGCACAGGATATGGTTCTTGGTTTGTACTATATAACCAAGTTGCGCGCCGGTGCAAAAGGTGAAGGGTTAACATTCTACGGACCGGAAGAGGCGTTGATCGCTTACAATGAAGGTAAGGTAGATATTCATGCTCCGGTAAAAGTGATCGTAAAAGACGTTGATGAAAATGGTAACATTGTAGATGTAATGCGTGAAACTTCGGTAGGACGTGTGATTGTTAATGAAATCGTTCCGCCTGAAGCAGGCTATATCAATACAATTATCTCTAAGAAATCTCTTCGTGATATTATTAGTAATGTAATTAAGGTTTGTGGTGTAGCTAAGGCTGCCGACTTCCTGGACGGAATCAAGAATTTAGGTTATCAGATGGCGTTCAAGGGTGGGTTGTCATTCAACTTGGGCGATATCATTATTCCGAAAGAAAAAGAAGCTCTGGTACAGAAAGGTTACGATGAAGTTGAACAAGTCGTAAACAACTATAACATGGGTTTCATTACTAACAATGAACGTTACAATCAGGTGATCGACATTTGGACACATGTAAACTCCGAGTTGTCGAATATCCTGATGAAAACAATTTCTTCGGATGATCAGGGGTTCAACTCTGTATATATGATGCTTGACTCAGGTGCCCGTGGTTCTAAAGAACAGATTCGTCAGTTGTCAGGTATGCGTGGTTTGATGGCAAAACCACAGAAAGCAGGTGCTGAAGGTGGTCAGATTATCGAGAATCCGATTTTGTCAAACTTTAAAGAAGGCCTTTCGGTGTTGGAGTACTTTATCTCTACCCACGGTGCTCGTAAAGGTTTGGCGGATACTGCTTTGAAGACTGCTGATGCTGGTTATCTGACTCGTCGTCTGGTGGATGTATCACACGATGTGATTATTACAGAAGAAGACTGCGGTACACTTCGTGGATTGGTTTGTACGGACCTTAAGAACAACGATGAAGTTATTGCTACTCTGTATGAACGTATCTTAGGTCGTGTCTCTGTCCATGATATTATTCATCCTACTACAGGCGAATTGCTTGTTGCTGGTGGTGAAGAAATCACAGAAGAAATTGCCAAGAAGATTCAAGAATCTCCGATTGAGAGCGTTGAAATTCGTTCGGTATTGACTTGTGAGGCTAAGAAGGGTGTTTGTGCTAAATGTTACGGCCGTAACTTGGCAACGAGCCGCATGGTTCAGAAGGGTGAAGCTGTCGGTGTAATCGCTGCTCAGTCTATTGGTGAGCCGGGTACGCAGTTGACATTGCGTACATTCCATGCCGGTGGTACTGCTGCGAACATTGCAGCCAATGCAAGTATCGTTGCTAAGAATAATGCACGTCTTGAGTTTGAAGAGTTGCGCACGGTAGATATCGTTGATGAGATGGGGGAATCTGCAAAAGTAGTAGTAGGCCGTTTGGCTGAAGTACGCTTTGTAGATGTGAACACAGGCATTGTTCTTTCTACTCATAACGTTCCTTATGGTTCAACACTGTATGTAGGTGATGGTGACTTGGTTGAGAAGGGCAAGCTGATTGCCAAGTGGGACCCGTTCAATGCTGTTATTATCACAGAAGCAACTGGTAAGATCGAATTTGAGGGCGTAATTGAAAACGTTACTTATAAGGTTGAATCGGATGAAGCAACAGGTCTCCGCGAAATTATTATTATTGAATCTAAGGATAAAACCAAAGTTCCTACAGCTCATATTTTGACAGAGGACGGTGATTTAATCCGTACTTATAACTTGCCGGTAGGTGGTCACGTAATCATTGAGAACGGTCAGAAGGTAAGAGCGGGTGAAGTAATCGTGAAGATTCCGCGTGCCGTAGGTAAGGCGGGTGATATCACGGGTGGTCTTCCTCGTGTTACTGAATTGTTTGAAGCCCGTAACCCGTCAAATCCAGCTGTCGTTTCTGAAATTGACGGTGAGGTGACAATGGGTAAGATCAAACGTGGTAACCGCGAGATCATTGTGACTTCCAAGACTGGTGAGGTTAAGAAATACTTGGTTGCATTGTCTAAGCAGATTTTGGTGCAGGAAAATGACTATGTGCGTGCTGGTACTCCGTTGTCTGATGGTGCAATTACTCCGGCAGATATTTTGGCAATCAAAGGTCCTACGGCTGTACAGGAATATATTGTGAATGAAGTTCAGGATGTATACCGTTTGCAGGGTGTGAAGATTAACGATAAGCACTTTGAGATTATTGTTCGTCAGATGATGCGTAAGGTACAGATCGAAGAACCGGGAGATACTCGCTTCTTGGAACAACAAGTTGTTGATAAGTTGGAATTTATGGAAGAGAATGATCGTATTTGGGGTAAAAAAGTTGTAGTGAATGCTGGTGATTCTCAGAACCTGCAACCAGGGCAGATTGTTACTGCCCGTAAATTGCGTGATGAGAACAGTATGTTGAAACGCCGTGACTTGAAGCCTGTTGAGGTTCGTGACGCTGTTGCTGCTACCTCTACTCAGATCCTTCAGGGTATTACCCGTGCTGCTTTGCAGACTTCAAGCTTCATGTCGGCTGCTTCTTTCCAGGAAACAACTAAAGTTTTGAATGAGGCTGCTATCAACGGTAAAATCGATAAGCTGGAAGGTATGAAGGAAAATGTGATTTGTGGTCACTTGATTCCTGCCGGTACAGGTCAGCGTGAATTCGAGAAACTTATTGTTGGATCAAAAGAAGAATATGATCGTATCTTGGCTAACAAGAAAACAGTACTTGACTAC contains these protein-coding regions:
- the secE gene encoding preprotein translocase subunit SecE, encoding MKKVIAYIKESYDELVHKVSWPTYSELANSAVVVLYASLLIALVVWGMDVCFQNFMEKIVYPH
- the nusG gene encoding transcription termination/antitermination protein NusG, which encodes MAEIEKKWYVLRAISGKEAKVKEYIEADLKNSDLGEYVSQVLIPTEKVYQVRNGKKIVKERSYLPGYVLVEAALVGEVAHHLRNTPNVIGFLGGSEKPVPLRQSEVNRILGTVDELQETGEELNIPYVVGETVKVTFGPFSGFSGIIEEVNSEKKKLKVMVKIFGRKTPLELGFMQVEKE
- the rplK gene encoding 50S ribosomal protein L11; translation: MAKEVAGLIKLQIKGGAANPSPPVGPALGSKGINIMEFCKQFNARTQDKAGKILPVIITYYADKSFDFVIKTPPVAIQLLEVAKVKSGSAEPNRKKVAELTWEQIRTIAQDKMVDLNCFTVEAAMRMVAGTARSMGIAVKGEFPVNN
- the rplA gene encoding 50S ribosomal protein L1, translating into MGKLTKNQKLAAEKIEAGKAYSLKEAASLVKEITFSKFDASLDIDVRLGVDPRKANQMVRGVVSLPHGTGKEVRVLVLCTPDAEAAAKEAGADYVGLDEYIEKIKGGWTDIDVIITMPSIMGKIGALGRVLGPRGLMPNPKSGTVTMDVAKAVKEVKQGKIDFKVDKSGIVHTSIGKVSFSSDQIRDNAKEFISTLNKLKPTAAKGTYIKSIYLSSTMSAGIKIDPKSVDEI
- the rplJ gene encoding 50S ribosomal protein L10, translating into MRKEDKSTIIEQIAATVKEYGHFYLVDVTAMDAAATSALRRDCFKSDIKLMVVKNTLFHKALESLEGDFSPLYSSLKGTTAVMFSNTANVPAKLIKDKAKDGIPGLKAAYAEESFYIGADQLDALVSIKSKNEVIADIVALLQSPAKNVISALQSGGNTLHGVLKTLGERPEA
- the rplL gene encoding 50S ribosomal protein L7/L12 yields the protein MADLKAFAEQLVNLTVKEVNELATILKEEYGIEPAAAAVAVAAGPAAGAAAAEEKTSFDVVLKSAGAAKLQVVKAVKEACGLGLKEAKDLVDGAPSTVKEGLAKDEAESLKKTLEEAGAEVELK
- the rpoC gene encoding DNA-directed RNA polymerase subunit beta'; this encodes MAFRKENKTKSNFSKISIGLASPEEILENSSGEVLKPETINYRTYKPERDGLFCERIFGPIKDYECHCGKYKRIRYKGIVCDRCGVEVTEKKVRRERMGHIQLVVPVAHIWYFRSLPNKIGYLLGLPTKKLDSIIYYERYVVIQPGVKAEDGVAEYDLLSEEEYLDILDTLPKDNQYLEDNDPNKFVAKMGAEAIYDLLARLDLDALSYELRHRAGNDASQQRKNEALKRLQVVESFRASRGRNKPEWMIVRIVPVIPPELRPLVPLDGGRFATSDLNDLYRRVIIRNNRLKRLIEIKAPEVILRNEKRMLQESVDSLFDNSRKSSAVKTDANRPLKSLSDSLKGKQGRFRQNLLGKRVDYSARSVIVVGPELKMGECGIPKLMAAELYKPFIIRKLIERGIVKTVKSAKKIVDRKEPVIWDILEHVMKGHPVLLNRAPTLHRLGIQAFQPKMIEGKAIQLHPLACTAFNADFDGDQMAVHLPLSNEAILEAQMLMLQSHNILNPANGAPITVPAQDMVLGLYYITKLRAGAKGEGLTFYGPEEALIAYNEGKVDIHAPVKVIVKDVDENGNIVDVMRETSVGRVIVNEIVPPEAGYINTIISKKSLRDIISNVIKVCGVAKAADFLDGIKNLGYQMAFKGGLSFNLGDIIIPKEKEALVQKGYDEVEQVVNNYNMGFITNNERYNQVIDIWTHVNSELSNILMKTISSDDQGFNSVYMMLDSGARGSKEQIRQLSGMRGLMAKPQKAGAEGGQIIENPILSNFKEGLSVLEYFISTHGARKGLADTALKTADAGYLTRRLVDVSHDVIITEEDCGTLRGLVCTDLKNNDEVIATLYERILGRVSVHDIIHPTTGELLVAGGEEITEEIAKKIQESPIESVEIRSVLTCEAKKGVCAKCYGRNLATSRMVQKGEAVGVIAAQSIGEPGTQLTLRTFHAGGTAANIAANASIVAKNNARLEFEELRTVDIVDEMGESAKVVVGRLAEVRFVDVNTGIVLSTHNVPYGSTLYVGDGDLVEKGKLIAKWDPFNAVIITEATGKIEFEGVIENVTYKVESDEATGLREIIIIESKDKTKVPTAHILTEDGDLIRTYNLPVGGHVIIENGQKVRAGEVIVKIPRAVGKAGDITGGLPRVTELFEARNPSNPAVVSEIDGEVTMGKIKRGNREIIVTSKTGEVKKYLVALSKQILVQENDYVRAGTPLSDGAITPADILAIKGPTAVQEYIVNEVQDVYRLQGVKINDKHFEIIVRQMMRKVQIEEPGDTRFLEQQVVDKLEFMEENDRIWGKKVVVNAGDSQNLQPGQIVTARKLRDENSMLKRRDLKPVEVRDAVAATSTQILQGITRAALQTSSFMSAASFQETTKVLNEAAINGKIDKLEGMKENVICGHLIPAGTGQREFEKLIVGSKEEYDRILANKKTVLDYNEVE